A genomic stretch from Limanda limanda chromosome 11, fLimLim1.1, whole genome shotgun sequence includes:
- the dhdds gene encoding dehydrodolichyl diphosphate synthase complex subunit DHDDS, with protein MSWIREGELNLIEKISANVLKAGPMPKHVAFIMDGNRRFARKKNMDRQEGHMQGFNKLADTLRWCKQLSIQEVTVYAFSIENFKRSKDEVDGLMELAKQKFEKLLEERENLEKHGVCIRVLGDLNMLPLDLQQLIAKAVITTRAHNKCFLNVCFAYTSRYEITNAVREMAWGVEEGLIKASDVSEALLSECLYSNNSPNPDLLIRTSGEVRLSDFLLWQTSHSCLVFQSVLWPEYSFWNLCEAILQYQLNHKHIQKARDLHQEHQNLLQLESDRACTAEHLQHHGNGKPADAQRRQEALLHYTTCREERVQDFLEALKHKRDSYVNDLCSEGVSAQ; from the exons ATGTCGTGGATCAGAGAAGGTGAATTAAACCTGATTGAGAAGATTTCAGCCAATGTCCTAAAG GCTGGACCCATGCCAAAACACGTGGCCTTCATCATGGATGGTAACCGCCGATTTGCGCGTAAGAAAAACATGGATCGGCAGGAAGGACACATGCAGGGCTTCAACAAGCTGGCAGAT ACACTACGTTGGTGTAAACAGCTCAGCATCCAGGAGGTGACCGTGTACGCCTTCAGCATCGAGAACTTCAAGCGCTCGAAGGACGAAGTGGATGGGCTGATGGAGCTGGCCAAGCAGAAATTTGAAAAGCTGTTAGAGGAACG ggaaAACCTGGAGAAGCATGGTGTGTGTATCCGGGTCCTCGGGGACTTAAACATGCTGCCGCTCGACCTTCAGCAGCTGATTGCCAAAGCTGTGATCACAACCAGAGCTCACAATAA atgtttcctgaatgtgtgttttgccTACACGTCAAGATATGAAATCACAAATGCGGTCAGAGAAATGGCTTGGGGAGTGGAGGAGGGCTTGATCAAAGCAAG TGATGTTTCGGAGGCGTTGCTAAGTGAGTGTCTGTACAGCAACAATTCTCCGAACCCTGACTTGCTCATCCGCACGTCTGGAGAGGTGCGGCTCAGCGACTTTCTTCTCTGGCAG ACGTCCCACTCCTGTCTAGTGTTTCAATCCGTCCTGTGGCCGGAGTATTCGTTCTGGAACCTGTGTGAAGCCATTCTTCAGTATCAGTTAAATCATAAACACATTCAG AAAGCCAGAGACCTGCATCAAGAGCATCAGAACTTACTGCAGCTGGAGTCGGACCGGGCCTGCACGGCCGAGCACCTGCAGCATCATGGGAATGGAAAACCTGCGGACGcccagaggagacaggaggcgcTGCTGCACTACACCACCTGCCGGGAAGAACGAGTTCAGGATTTCCTAGAAGCACTAAAGCACAAGAGAGACTCTTACGTTAATGACTTATGCAGTGAAGGGGTCTCGGCCCAGTAG